Sequence from the Brevundimonas sp. SGAir0440 genome:
GGTCGTCGGCCAAGAGGGCGCCCGGCGGCGGCCCCTGGCGCACCGGCATCAGGACGAAGCCATCGCGCCGCACGGCCAGGGCCAGCCATCCGACGGCATGTCCGGCGCACAGCCGCGTGTCTTCGTCACCGGTGACGCGCCGCACCTCGATCTGGGCCGTCGGCGGCACGGCCATGGCCTCGGTGAAACTTTTGGAGACGCTGGCCGGCTGATCCGCCTGAACCAACCGATGCGGCGCCGAGGTCAGGCGGCCCCCCTTGGTCGTGCTCAGCGCGCCGCCGTCAACGTCGAGCGCCATGGCGGAATTGGTCGCGGCGTAGCGCCCGGAAAGCACGACCTCCCCGACCTCGACCTGTCCGGACGCGCGAGGTCTAACCGGGGCGTCGATCGGTGCGATCAGGCGGTTCAGGGCCGGTTCGACCACCAGGGCGCCCAGCATGAACAGAGCAAAGGCGCCCGCGCCGACCGCCGCGATCCATTTCAGCGATGGGACGCCGTATGGCGGGGCGGTCGCGTTCATGCGGCCAGTCTAGGGGAACAGGGGTTGAGGAATGGTCACCCGCCCCCGAAAGCCCTAGTTGCGGCCGGGACGACGGGTCGGATCGCTGAGCTGGAATAGGCGCGCCGACAGGCCGGACGCTGGTTGCAGCGAGGTCAGCTGGGTCCGGGTGCGGGCGCCCTGCGGATCGGTGATAGTCCACTCTTGCAAACGCATCGGATTGCCGGCGAAGGCCAGCACGACCTGACCGTCATTCGGGCGGTTGGAATCCCGCGCCGTGATGGCGAAGGCGCCCGAGGCCATCCGCGTCACGCGCTCGATACGCACGCCCTGATCCAGCCGCACATTGCGCGCCAGGAAGGTCGACAGCGGGGTGCGACCCAGCGGCACCTGCTGGAAGCTGTTCAGGCGCGGGTCGTAGCGTTTGACGTTATAGCCGTCCGACACCACCAGCAGACCGGCCGGGTTGGTGTATTCGAAGCGCATCTTGCCCGGACGCTGCAGATAGAAGCGGCCCTGGCGCGTCTGACCGTTCGGGCCCGTTTCGGTGAAGGTCCCTTGCGCCGAGGTCAGGGCCTGCAGATAGCCCTGCGCCTGTTGCACCACGGCGCGATCCTCGGCCGACAGGTTGGACTGGGCGTGGGCGGCGTCGAAGGCGCCCAGCGCGATCAGGCCGGTCGTCAGGCCGGCGCCCAGCAGCAGGCTGCGGCGGTGCAGGTCGGGGGTGGCGATAGCCACGGTCTTGGCGCGCGAGGTCATGAAGTTCGTCTCCCGTTCGGGATGGTTGTCGATCCTGCCGTCTTGCCCGATCGGCTTGGCGTCGGAATGACGCGAGCCTGACCATATTCCGGCGCTGCGATGAAGCCCTGTTCATCGAAATGCTGAAGCTTGGACGCGATAGCGGGTCAGACAACGGCTCCGAGCCGCAGCCGTTCCTCGATTTTCGTCACACCATCGGCGGCGGGCCGGCCAGGACGTCGCGCTTGCCGGCGTGGTTGGCGGGGCTGACTACGCCTTCCTGCTCCATCCGCTCGATCAGGGAGGCGGCGCGGTTGTAGCCGATCTGGAGCCGACGCTGGACGTAGCTGGTCGAGGCCTTGCGGTCGCGGGTGACCACGGCGACGGCGCGGTCGTACAGGTCGTCGCCCGAGCCTCCGGCGCCGCCTTCGTCATAGCCGTTGTCGCCATCGCCGTCCGGTTCGTCGGTGATCAGATCCAGATAGTCGGGCTCGGCCTGGGCCTTCAGGTGTTTGCAGACGTCCTCGACTTCCTTGTCGTCGACGAACGGGCCGTGCAGGCGCGTGATCCGCCCGCCGCCGGCCATGTAGAGCATGTCGCCCTGGCCCAGCAGCTGTTCGCCGCCCTGTTCGCCCAGGATGGTGCGGCTGTCGATCTTGGACGTGACCTGGAAGGAGATCCGGGTCGGGAAGTTGGCCTTGATGGTGCCGGTGATCACGTCGACCGACGGGCGTTGCGTCGCCATGATCAGGTGGATGCCGGCGGCGCGGGCCATCTGGGCCAGACGCTGAACCGCGCCCTCGACGTCCTTGCCGGCGACCAGCATCAGGTCGGCCATTTCGTCCATGACGACGACGAGGAAAGGCAGGGGCTCGGGGCGGATCTTCTCGGACTCATAGACCGGGCGGCCCTGGTCGTCGAAGCCGGTCTGGACCGTGCGTTCGAAATGCTCGCCCTTGGCCTGGGCTTCACGGGCGCGCTCGTTGTAGCTGGCGATGTTGCGCACCCCCAGCTTGGACATGCGGCGATAACGATCCTCCATTTCACGCACTGTCCATTTCAGGGCGACGACGGCCTTCTTCGGATCGGTCACGACCGGCGCCAGCAGGTGCGGGATGCCGTCATAGACCGACAGCTCCAGCATCTTGGGGTCGATCATGATGAAGCGGCATTCGGCCGGGCTGTGGCGATACAGGATCGACAGGATCATGGCGTTGACCCCCACCGACTTGCCCGAGCCGGTGGTGCCGGCGATCAGCAGGTGCGGCATACGCGCCAGGTCGGCGACATAGGGTTCGCCGCCGATAGTCTCGCCAAGCGCCAGGGGCAAGAGATGCCCCTTCTTGTCGTATTCGGCGCTGGCCAGAAGGTCGCGCAGATAGACGGTCTCGCGCTTGGCGTTCGGCAGTTCGATGCCGATGGCGTTACGGCCCTGGACCACGGAAATGCGGCAGGCGCGGGCGGACATCGACCGGGCGATATCGTCGGCCAGGGCGACCACGCGGCCGTGCTTCACGCCTGGCGCAGGCACCAATTCGTACAGTGTCACGACAGGGCCGGGACGGATCTGGTCGATCACGCCGCGCACGCCGAACTCCTGCAGCACGCCTTCCAGCATCTTGGCGTTCTGCTTCAGAGACTCCTCGTCGACCGAGGCGGTGCGCTGACCGGGTTTGCTCAATATGCCCAGCGGCGGCAGGTCGAAATCACCCTCGGGTCGAGTGAAGTCGAAGGCCTGCTGGTCCACGTCATCCTTGCGGGCCTTGGGCGCCTTGACCGCAGCGACGCGCGGCTCGACCGGGCGGGCGGCCGAGGGGCGGGGCGCGGGCTGGACGGCGTCGTCCTCCCACGGCGGCAGGTCGTCATAGGCGGTCTGAGGCGGCTCTTCGGCATAGGTCGGGGCCAGCGGCGCCTCTTCCGGTGGGGCGGCGCGGGGCGCTCGGGCCTTGGCGGGCGCCTTGTCGCGGGCGGCCTGGGGCTTTGGCTGAGGCGGCGCGGGTGCGCGCAACGACTTGCCCCAGTGCAGGGCGTCTAGGAAATCCATGGCGCGCAGGCCGATGGCGAAGCCGACCAGCCACAGCCCTGCGACCAGGAAGACGAGACCCGCAATGATGCGGCCGCCGGGAATATGCAGGGCGCCGAGGCCGCGCGCCGCCAGGCCTGTCACCGCATCGCCCCACAGACCGCCCAGACCGGCGGCGAGCGGCCAGGCGGCGGGCGCGGCCAGGGCGGCGAGCGCGCTGGACAGCAGCAGCACCCCGCCGGTCGCGGCCAGGGCTTTCAACGGCGTGGGCTTGAGCCTTTGCTGGATCGTATCGCCAACCGCGCGCGCCAGGCCGAAGGCGACCAGCAGCAGTGCGGCGGGCCAGGCCGCAAGGCCCAACGATTGCATGAACAGATCGGCGAACAGAGCCCCGTTCGCCCCCAGCCAGTTGGTCGTCGGCAGACTGGAGGCGGCGTTCAGACTGGCGTCCGCCGGATTCCACGACACCAGGGCGATCAGCAGCAGGGTCGCCAGCAGTGCCTGCAACACCCCCCTGAACCGCACCACGAAGGGCGCGTCCCACAGGATGCGGGCGCTGATCCAGGCCTGACGGCCGATGACGAGGGCGGTGGACATGAAGGGTCGAACCTTCCGGCGGCTGACGTTCGACGCCTTTGTCGCATCCACAGGGTTAAGGGGCTGTTTACCAGCTTGGCCTTGGCGATGGACAAACCGACCTCTGGACCTTTGGCCGCGACGGCGCGACAAGCCTTCCATGGCTGACACCGAACGCTACGACATCGTCATCGCCGGCGCGGGGCTGACCGGGGCGGCGTTCGCCCTGGCGGCGGCGCAAGGCGGGTTGAAGGTCGTGATGATCGATCCGCAGCCGTTCAGCGACCAGTTGGCGCCGACCTTCGACGGGCGTTCGACCGCCGTCGCC
This genomic interval carries:
- a CDS encoding outer membrane lipoprotein carrier protein LolA, with the translated sequence MTSRAKTVAIATPDLHRRSLLLGAGLTTGLIALGAFDAAHAQSNLSAEDRAVVQQAQGYLQALTSAQGTFTETGPNGQTRQGRFYLQRPGKMRFEYTNPAGLLVVSDGYNVKRYDPRLNSFQQVPLGRTPLSTFLARNVRLDQGVRIERVTRMASGAFAITARDSNRPNDGQVVLAFAGNPMRLQEWTITDPQGARTRTQLTSLQPASGLSARLFQLSDPTRRPGRN
- a CDS encoding DNA translocase FtsK 4TM domain-containing protein; this encodes MSTALVIGRQAWISARILWDAPFVVRFRGVLQALLATLLLIALVSWNPADASLNAASSLPTTNWLGANGALFADLFMQSLGLAAWPAALLLVAFGLARAVGDTIQQRLKPTPLKALAATGGVLLLSSALAALAAPAAWPLAAGLGGLWGDAVTGLAARGLGALHIPGGRIIAGLVFLVAGLWLVGFAIGLRAMDFLDALHWGKSLRAPAPPQPKPQAARDKAPAKARAPRAAPPEEAPLAPTYAEEPPQTAYDDLPPWEDDAVQPAPRPSAARPVEPRVAAVKAPKARKDDVDQQAFDFTRPEGDFDLPPLGILSKPGQRTASVDEESLKQNAKMLEGVLQEFGVRGVIDQIRPGPVVTLYELVPAPGVKHGRVVALADDIARSMSARACRISVVQGRNAIGIELPNAKRETVYLRDLLASAEYDKKGHLLPLALGETIGGEPYVADLARMPHLLIAGTTGSGKSVGVNAMILSILYRHSPAECRFIMIDPKMLELSVYDGIPHLLAPVVTDPKKAVVALKWTVREMEDRYRRMSKLGVRNIASYNERAREAQAKGEHFERTVQTGFDDQGRPVYESEKIRPEPLPFLVVVMDEMADLMLVAGKDVEGAVQRLAQMARAAGIHLIMATQRPSVDVITGTIKANFPTRISFQVTSKIDSRTILGEQGGEQLLGQGDMLYMAGGGRITRLHGPFVDDKEVEDVCKHLKAQAEPDYLDLITDEPDGDGDNGYDEGGAGGSGDDLYDRAVAVVTRDRKASTSYVQRRLQIGYNRAASLIERMEQEGVVSPANHAGKRDVLAGPPPMV